In Candidatus Epulonipiscium viviparus, one DNA window encodes the following:
- a CDS encoding endonuclease MutS2 gives MNEKALYKLEFNKIRTKLANYAITEEAREHINELRPTATPAEVYQLQEQTHDAVNISLKKGRPPINRIKQIKTSIQRVQIGGVIGSGEILNIGKVLKTSRLLKKYSSEETTGITFNSLQRHFDSLCTYKELEYEIERCIIAEDEFSDEATPTLSNIRRQMTRLTIKVKDTIQNIIQSSQYKDMLQESIVTVRDGRQCIPIKAAQKTAFKGIVHDTSGSGATVFIEPAAVVEMNNKIRELMSAEQDEIQVILATFSEKISFITEELLLTFKSIIELDIIFAKSEYALKINARAPVLNEKGYINLKGARHPLLNSTAVVPIDIYVGKEFTTLLITGPNTGGKTVTLKTIGLFTIMAQCGLFIPAKENSELAIFDDVFAGLGDEQSIEQSLSTFSAHMMNLIEILADMTTNSLILLDELGSGTDPVEGAALAMSILEHLRKQQITTVATTHYSELKLYALSTPNVENAGCEFDIQELRPTYKLLIGVPGKSNAFEISKKLGFPEHLIDDAKVFLQKENVKMEDILVELEYSKRTALVEKENALKFRQEAETLKESIKKERQKLEVSRQKILKRAEEKGKELLREVEIETENILKEVRQMARESLINVDENTLQSIKQKVQNTKITKSSEIDKKIGYTKPKPKVLKDVKVGEEVLVISFNQSGIVTNVSNNEATVQLGILPITVRLDDISRNVQGTNKSKNLTTNQNISHNVRKTMTIRPEIDLRGMTGDEAIEAASQYLDDAYLSGLKNVTIIHGKGTGVLREAIKNMLRKIPHVQSYRPGKYGEGEHGVTVVELK, from the coding sequence ATGAACGAAAAAGCATTATATAAACTAGAATTTAATAAAATTCGCACCAAACTTGCCAACTACGCAATAACCGAAGAGGCTCGCGAACATATAAATGAACTTCGCCCCACCGCAACCCCAGCAGAAGTCTATCAACTTCAGGAGCAAACTCATGATGCAGTAAATATTAGCCTAAAAAAGGGCCGCCCACCTATCAATCGCATCAAGCAAATCAAAACTTCTATACAACGAGTACAAATTGGAGGCGTCATAGGCTCTGGCGAAATTTTAAATATAGGCAAAGTCCTGAAAACTTCGCGTCTTCTCAAAAAATATTCTAGTGAAGAAACAACGGGCATCACTTTTAATAGTCTTCAGAGACATTTTGATTCGCTATGCACCTACAAAGAGCTAGAGTATGAAATTGAGCGTTGCATCATTGCGGAAGACGAATTTTCCGATGAAGCTACACCCACATTAAGTAACATTCGTAGACAAATGACCAGGCTAACCATAAAAGTGAAAGATACCATTCAAAATATCATTCAGTCTAGCCAATACAAAGATATGCTACAAGAAAGCATCGTAACAGTTAGGGATGGCCGACAATGCATCCCCATTAAAGCTGCGCAAAAAACTGCATTTAAAGGAATAGTCCACGATACCTCTGGCAGCGGCGCGACAGTCTTTATCGAACCTGCAGCGGTAGTAGAAATGAACAATAAAATTCGAGAATTAATGTCTGCGGAGCAAGACGAAATCCAAGTAATTCTAGCGACATTCAGCGAAAAAATTTCGTTTATTACAGAAGAACTGCTTCTCACATTTAAATCAATTATCGAACTGGACATAATTTTTGCAAAATCTGAGTATGCACTCAAAATCAATGCGCGAGCTCCGGTTCTTAATGAAAAAGGATATATCAATCTAAAAGGAGCGCGACATCCACTACTCAATTCAACAGCAGTTGTGCCTATCGACATATATGTTGGAAAAGAATTCACCACCCTGCTCATTACTGGTCCCAATACTGGCGGAAAAACAGTTACGCTCAAAACCATTGGCTTGTTTACCATAATGGCGCAATGCGGATTATTTATCCCTGCCAAAGAGAATAGCGAACTTGCAATCTTTGACGATGTTTTTGCAGGGCTTGGCGATGAACAAAGCATAGAGCAAAGCCTCAGTACGTTTTCTGCGCATATGATGAATTTGATTGAAATATTAGCAGATATGACCACCAATAGCTTAATTTTATTGGATGAACTAGGTTCGGGCACTGACCCGGTAGAGGGTGCGGCACTTGCAATGTCAATTTTAGAGCATCTCAGAAAACAGCAAATCACCACTGTCGCAACTACACACTATAGCGAGCTTAAGTTGTATGCCCTATCCACACCAAATGTGGAAAATGCAGGATGTGAATTTGACATACAAGAACTTCGTCCAACATATAAATTATTAATTGGTGTCCCAGGCAAAAGCAACGCATTTGAGATTTCTAAGAAGCTTGGATTTCCCGAGCATTTGATTGATGACGCCAAGGTATTTCTACAAAAGGAAAATGTAAAAATGGAAGACATTTTAGTTGAGCTCGAATATAGCAAACGAACTGCTCTAGTCGAAAAAGAAAATGCGCTTAAATTTAGACAAGAAGCAGAAACGCTAAAAGAATCCATCAAAAAAGAGCGCCAAAAACTGGAGGTCTCTCGTCAAAAAATTTTAAAGCGCGCCGAAGAAAAGGGCAAGGAACTATTGCGAGAAGTTGAAATTGAAACCGAAAATATCCTTAAAGAAGTTCGTCAAATGGCGCGGGAATCTCTCATAAATGTAGACGAAAACACTCTACAATCCATTAAACAAAAAGTCCAAAATACTAAGATTACTAAATCTTCAGAAATCGATAAAAAAATTGGATATACTAAACCCAAACCTAAAGTATTGAAAGATGTTAAAGTTGGAGAAGAAGTGCTCGTAATCTCATTCAATCAATCTGGCATTGTCACCAATGTGAGTAATAACGAAGCAACTGTCCAACTTGGAATATTGCCTATCACAGTCAGGCTAGATGACATCTCTCGAAACGTACAGGGAACAAACAAGAGTAAAAACCTCACTACCAACCAAAATATATCTCATAATGTTAGAAAAACTATGACCATAAGGCCAGAAATCGATCTTCGTGGAATGACAGGAGATGAAGCTATAGAAGCTGCTAGCCAATATTTAGATGATGCGTATCTCTCGGGCTTAAAAAACGTTACCATTATTCATGGCAAAGGCACCGGAGTTCTTCGCGAAGCGATCAAAAATATGCTCCGCAAGATTCCGCATGTGCAAAGCTATAGACCAGGCAAATATGGTGAGGGGGAACATGGAGTAACCGTTGTAGAGTTAAAGTAG
- the pyrE gene encoding orotate phosphoribosyltransferase produces the protein MKKEFIEFMVDSGVLTFGDFVTKSGRNTPYFVNTGNYKTASQIAKLGEFYAAAVAEHFGAEDFVLFGPAYKGIPLVVTTSVALCNKHNLNPCYCFNRKEAKDHGEGGSIVGAKLKDGDNIVIIEDVITAGTAIRECLPILKSAANVNIKGLVISVDRMEKGQSNRTAIQEIKEEFGIDTYPIVTVRNIIDTLHNNPIDGKIIIDDTMKEKMEQYLNQYCIN, from the coding sequence ATGAAAAAAGAATTTATTGAATTTATGGTTGACTCTGGTGTATTAACGTTTGGAGACTTTGTAACAAAAAGCGGGAGAAATACCCCCTACTTCGTTAATACCGGAAATTATAAAACTGCATCTCAAATCGCTAAGCTTGGAGAATTTTACGCTGCAGCAGTAGCCGAACACTTTGGAGCCGAAGATTTTGTACTATTTGGACCTGCCTACAAAGGAATTCCGCTTGTTGTTACAACGTCTGTTGCCCTTTGTAATAAGCATAACCTCAACCCTTGCTATTGTTTTAACCGCAAAGAGGCCAAAGATCACGGCGAGGGGGGGAGCATCGTTGGGGCAAAGCTAAAAGATGGAGACAATATCGTTATCATCGAAGATGTCATCACCGCTGGAACAGCAATACGCGAGTGCTTGCCTATTTTAAAATCTGCTGCCAACGTAAACATCAAAGGGCTTGTCATTTCTGTAGATAGAATGGAAAAGGGCCAATCTAACCGCACCGCCATACAAGAAATTAAAGAAGAGTTTGGCATAGATACTTACCCTATCGTTACCGTTAGAAATATTATCGATACGCTGCATAATAATCCAATAGATGGAAAGATTATTATAGATGATACTATGAAAGAAAAGATGGAACAATATTTAAATCAATATTGCATCAACTAG
- the uvrC gene encoding excinuclease ABC subunit UvrC gives MLNLPTTPGVYLMKDDLDEVIYVGKAKNLKNRVSQYFQKNKNHSAKTIKMVSNIASYEYIVTNTEVEALILECNLIKKYSPKYNIRLKDDKRYPYIKINIKSPFPQIQVVRKIIKDDAKYFGPYTDATSMWEMIELIKQFWQLRSCNKKLPKDIGKNRECLNFHIGRCSGPCIKNITAREYHKIVDEIVEFLSGDYRKVVTELKQRMSEASDAMNFELAATLRDQLIAIAKLEQKQTVDTASKDNQDIVAYAEGTNDALIQVYFVRSGKLVGREHFILRDATGDEAKTLFRNFILQFYAEATFVPREIVVQVIPAEVELLENYLSDKRGARVVITSPKKGTKFNLLELAKKNAELTFFEQGDQLKKKLENTKLALSQLQEALNLEKPIIRIEAFDISNTSGVYPVGAMVVFENGVPKKSDYRKFKIKTVRGQNDYAAMEEMLSRRYKNAEEGKVPDMIFMDGGKSQVAAAKKVLVKYNLEILVCGMVKDEKHRTFGLLYEDNEIVLPKFSKLFKLVTRIQDEVHRFAIEYHRKLRGNIHSVLDEIKGVGPVRKKILLLNFKSVYNLKEASLEELEQYIPKDVAKNVYTYFNSIRGDKHDIKK, from the coding sequence ATGCTAAATTTACCAACAACACCCGGCGTGTATTTAATGAAAGATGATTTAGATGAAGTAATTTATGTAGGTAAGGCCAAAAATCTTAAAAATAGAGTGAGTCAATATTTTCAAAAAAACAAGAATCACTCTGCAAAGACAATCAAGATGGTTAGCAATATTGCAAGTTATGAGTATATCGTAACAAATACTGAGGTAGAGGCGTTGATATTAGAATGCAATCTGATAAAAAAGTATAGCCCAAAGTATAATATTCGTCTAAAAGATGACAAGCGATATCCATATATTAAAATTAATATAAAAAGTCCGTTTCCACAAATTCAGGTGGTGCGCAAAATTATAAAAGATGATGCAAAATATTTTGGACCGTATACAGACGCCACGAGCATGTGGGAAATGATAGAGCTCATCAAACAGTTCTGGCAGCTGCGTAGTTGCAATAAAAAGTTGCCTAAAGATATTGGCAAAAATCGAGAATGCCTAAATTTTCATATTGGTAGATGCAGTGGTCCGTGCATTAAAAATATTACAGCAAGGGAATATCATAAAATTGTGGATGAAATAGTAGAGTTTTTGAGTGGTGACTATAGGAAAGTGGTGACCGAACTGAAACAAAGGATGTCGGAAGCATCGGACGCTATGAATTTTGAGCTGGCAGCAACTCTACGAGATCAGCTTATAGCGATAGCAAAGTTGGAGCAAAAACAAACCGTGGATACTGCATCGAAGGACAATCAAGATATTGTGGCATATGCAGAAGGTACAAATGATGCGTTAATTCAGGTATATTTTGTACGAAGCGGAAAGTTGGTGGGCAGAGAGCATTTTATTCTAAGAGATGCGACAGGGGATGAAGCAAAGACACTGTTTAGAAATTTTATTTTGCAGTTTTACGCAGAAGCAACCTTTGTGCCAAGAGAAATAGTGGTACAAGTGATTCCTGCAGAAGTGGAGTTGCTAGAAAATTATTTATCAGACAAGAGGGGAGCGAGAGTTGTTATAACAAGTCCCAAAAAGGGAACCAAATTTAATTTGCTAGAGCTGGCCAAAAAGAATGCAGAACTAACGTTTTTTGAACAGGGTGATCAGTTAAAAAAGAAATTGGAAAATACAAAACTGGCGCTCTCTCAGTTGCAAGAGGCGCTAAATTTAGAAAAGCCTATAATAAGAATAGAAGCATTTGATATTTCGAATACATCGGGAGTTTATCCCGTGGGAGCTATGGTGGTCTTTGAAAATGGAGTACCCAAAAAGTCGGACTATCGCAAATTTAAAATTAAGACAGTTCGAGGACAAAATGATTATGCGGCAATGGAGGAAATGCTTTCTAGAAGATATAAAAATGCGGAAGAGGGAAAAGTTCCAGATATGATTTTTATGGATGGAGGGAAAAGTCAGGTTGCTGCGGCAAAGAAGGTTTTAGTGAAATATAACTTAGAAATTTTGGTTTGTGGAATGGTTAAAGATGAAAAACATAGAACTTTTGGGCTTTTATATGAAGATAATGAAATTGTTTTACCAAAATTTAGCAAATTGTTTAAATTGGTTACGAGAATACAGGACGAAGTGCATAGATTTGCGATCGAATATCATAGAAAATTGCGTGGAAATATTCATTCGGTATTAGATGAAATAAAAGGAGTTGGTCCAGTGAGAAAAAAAATACTTTTATTAAATTTTAAAAGCGTGTATAATTTAAAAGAAGCATCTTTAGAAGAATTGGAGCAATATATTCCAAAAGATGTGGCGAAAAATGTGTATACTTATTTTAATAGCATAAGGGGGGACAAACATGACATCAAAAAATAA
- the hprK gene encoding HPr(Ser) kinase/phosphatase: protein MTSKNKVKVSKLTEFHQLKLLTKDTPYDTRYISDPDVNRPALQLAGFFDCFDQGRVQVIGTVEHMYLQQLDKKERLERLEKFFSYTEIPCVVVSKIVKEVTDILMIAQKYNIPVFQTGLGASQIMAEIIRWLNVELGPNISIHGVLVDIYGEGILITGDSGVGKSETALELVRRGHRLVADDAVEIKRVSGTTLVGTAPEVLRHFIEVRGIGIVNIKELFGIEAVKQTKEISLVIQLETWDKDKQYDRLGLENEYTEILGLQVVTHRIPIRPGRNLAIICETAAVNYRQKLMGYNAAEELNKRVMDNLQKNMRENKI, encoded by the coding sequence ATGACATCAAAAAATAAAGTAAAAGTATCAAAATTAACAGAATTTCATCAGTTAAAATTATTAACGAAAGACACGCCATATGATACGAGATATATATCAGATCCAGATGTAAATAGACCCGCATTGCAGTTGGCAGGATTTTTTGATTGTTTTGACCAAGGAAGAGTTCAGGTAATAGGCACAGTGGAACACATGTATTTGCAGCAGTTAGACAAAAAAGAAAGGCTAGAACGTTTAGAAAAATTCTTTTCATATACAGAGATTCCGTGTGTCGTGGTTTCTAAGATAGTTAAAGAAGTGACAGATATATTAATGATAGCCCAAAAGTATAACATTCCAGTATTTCAAACAGGGCTGGGTGCTAGTCAAATTATGGCAGAAATAATACGTTGGCTTAATGTGGAGTTGGGGCCCAATATATCGATACATGGGGTGTTGGTGGATATTTATGGTGAAGGTATATTGATTACGGGAGACAGTGGAGTGGGAAAAAGTGAGACGGCACTGGAGTTGGTGCGTAGGGGACATAGACTTGTTGCAGATGATGCGGTGGAGATCAAGCGCGTTTCTGGAACTACACTGGTTGGCACGGCACCAGAAGTGTTGCGACATTTTATAGAAGTTCGAGGTATTGGCATTGTAAATATTAAAGAGCTATTTGGCATAGAAGCGGTAAAGCAAACCAAAGAAATAAGCCTGGTAATTCAGCTAGAGACTTGGGACAAAGATAAGCAATACGATCGGTTGGGATTAGAAAATGAATATACAGAAATTTTGGGTTTACAGGTGGTAACGCATCGAATTCCAATTAGACCTGGTCGAAACCTAGCAATCATATGTGAAACTGCAGCGGTAAACTATAGGCAAAAGCTTATGGGATACAATGCTGCGGAAGAACTAAATAAGAGAGTTATGGATAATTTACAAAAAAACATGAGAGAAAATAAAATTTAA
- a CDS encoding YcxB family protein — MEIKVKLTFGDVFRYNLYVGYKSIFSKVIVLIGLAVLGYIVYKFSVADGPILDVISRNIIAIIVMFLALCSKFIKIWKITAMQATSPIFQKTSTYKFAPDSIYLELDDQSDTISWTIYQQIKETNNDFRFFVDAVQAQIVPKHDMTTEQIENLRKFIEQAVPKEKYILKG; from the coding sequence ATGGAGATTAAAGTTAAGCTTACATTTGGAGATGTATTTAGATATAATTTGTACGTAGGATATAAGTCTATATTTAGCAAGGTAATAGTATTAATTGGACTTGCGGTGCTTGGGTATATTGTGTATAAATTTTCTGTTGCAGATGGGCCGATATTAGATGTGATATCAAGAAATATCATTGCAATTATAGTGATGTTTTTGGCATTATGTAGCAAATTCATCAAAATATGGAAAATTACAGCTATGCAGGCAACATCGCCAATATTTCAAAAGACATCCACGTATAAATTTGCGCCAGATAGTATTTACTTGGAGCTAGATGATCAAAGTGATACTATTTCGTGGACAATTTATCAACAAATAAAAGAGACAAATAATGATTTCAGGTTTTTTGTAGATGCTGTACAAGCACAGATTGTACCAAAGCATGATATGACAACTGAGCAGATAGAAAATTTACGCAAATTTATTGAACAAGCAGTGCCAAAAGAAAAATATATATTAAAAGGATAA
- a CDS encoding TIM barrel protein: MKKLCHISTTKKFLNWFDNDWSKIEKFLEQHQLDGIELGLMNGYSLRKIPKDIVKGVHLSFYPMWIDFYKGDMAKVAKMIGDDDAITQYYGGLSKTAIVDSYKMQFERAKKLEPDYMVFHVCNATPIESFSYNFDYTNVEVIEYAAELINEVFTYAAGDPKLLFENLWWPGLTFLDKSEAELLLNKTVYSKKGFVLDISHLILTNKNISTEKYAYEYIREVMANLKELKNDIQVVHLNKTLPKYYFDQDWKYKLEKYLNQTDRQHKLGLLREHIKKMDPHLPFDDPYAKKIVKLIEPKFCVYETSPNSINQLNYYVKSQNEVLRE, encoded by the coding sequence ATGAAAAAACTTTGCCATATTTCAACAACAAAGAAATTTTTGAACTGGTTTGATAATGATTGGAGTAAGATCGAAAAATTTTTAGAACAGCATCAATTGGATGGAATAGAGCTGGGGCTTATGAATGGGTATTCACTAAGGAAGATTCCCAAGGATATAGTGAAGGGAGTTCATTTAAGCTTCTACCCTATGTGGATTGATTTTTATAAAGGCGATATGGCAAAAGTTGCAAAGATGATTGGTGATGATGACGCAATTACGCAATACTATGGAGGGCTCAGCAAGACTGCAATAGTGGATTCTTATAAAATGCAATTTGAAAGGGCAAAGAAGTTAGAGCCAGATTATATGGTATTTCATGTTTGTAATGCAACACCGATAGAGTCTTTTAGCTACAATTTTGATTATACAAATGTGGAAGTGATAGAATATGCGGCTGAGCTGATTAATGAAGTATTTACTTATGCCGCGGGAGATCCCAAATTGTTGTTTGAAAATTTGTGGTGGCCAGGGCTAACTTTTTTGGACAAATCAGAAGCTGAGCTATTGCTAAACAAAACTGTATATAGCAAAAAAGGATTTGTTCTGGATATTTCTCACCTGATTTTAACAAATAAAAATATATCTACAGAGAAATATGCATATGAATATATAAGAGAAGTAATGGCAAATTTGAAAGAGCTTAAAAATGATATTCAAGTTGTGCATTTAAACAAAACATTGCCAAAATATTACTTTGATCAAGACTGGAAGTATAAACTAGAAAAGTACTTGAATCAGACAGATAGACAACACAAATTGGGGTTGCTTAGAGAGCATATAAAGAAAATGGACCCACATCTTCCTTTTGACGACCCTTATGCAAAAAAAATTGTAAAGTTGATTGAGCCAAAATTTTGTGTTTACGAAACAAGCCCCAATAGCATAAATCAACTAAACTACTATGTTAAAAGTCAAAACGAAGTATTGCGGGAATAA
- a CDS encoding methyl-accepting chemotaxis protein, with protein sequence MKKKFTRMKVEKKVSVVITILSIVLLTGVVLSLSVQSIMTSDKLLKDYFGTLAETNASLVSYKFELAENILNQIEATVSTATIAEGPDVESKVYEGIELDATGALAEERLVGHMWKGLETLPLLSSIGVYYDPKYFGLDEYAFVVNRKNMATQDLITYDNYSDYSNEEFFATVMQTKKDHLSLPLVNAYGENIITLSKPLVQRNTVVGVLTADILTDEFKDIGIVHDDYGTLFSSIWDEELHIIYEMFDASKIGTEAELLMQEKSSDKILTLMETGEPFGLRTYAEPGDAGDGYMHERFFAPIKVADQLWWAHVGARTATIHKDIVRIMWTALLVAIFSVIMIAVVIMFVSRELLRPLEGLKNIAESVECGNLSTKVEPTYDDDIGKLTNTFNNMGTTLSTIIKEIEMVLEQMSNGDFIISNKIRANYTGDFVTIKRAFIKISEKLQSTLKTISSASTEVSTGADNIASSAMNLAEVSQHQTEAVNEFIEITEDMAIAVEKINTKIVKNATYGKNAITSAEEGKVAMKEMLDAMNKIADSSKTISNVLDALQAITKQTNLLALNAAIEATHAGEAGKGFSVVAGEIRNLANNSSDAVKEVEMIVKENVVLAKGGQQIANKTAGYLDKVADTIGETGIISDELLKMSNVQKENIEGLVTNIKMLRKSILENAASSQENTAVGEELAAQAMHLEELMKEFKF encoded by the coding sequence GTGAAGAAAAAATTTACAAGAATGAAAGTAGAGAAAAAAGTTAGTGTGGTGATAACAATTTTATCAATTGTATTGCTTACTGGTGTTGTATTGAGTTTATCAGTACAAAGCATTATGACAAGTGATAAGTTATTGAAAGACTATTTTGGTACACTAGCTGAGACCAACGCAAGTTTGGTGAGTTATAAATTTGAGTTGGCAGAAAACATTTTGAATCAGATAGAAGCAACAGTTTCTACTGCAACCATTGCGGAAGGGCCAGATGTGGAGAGTAAAGTATATGAAGGAATAGAGCTGGACGCAACTGGGGCACTTGCAGAGGAGAGATTGGTTGGGCACATGTGGAAAGGTTTGGAAACATTACCCCTTTTGAGCTCTATAGGTGTGTATTATGATCCAAAATATTTTGGACTGGATGAATATGCATTTGTGGTAAATAGAAAAAATATGGCAACGCAAGATTTAATAACGTATGATAATTATAGCGATTATTCAAATGAAGAATTTTTTGCAACAGTTATGCAAACCAAAAAAGATCATCTCTCGTTGCCTTTGGTAAATGCGTACGGAGAAAATATTATTACTTTGTCAAAGCCACTAGTACAGAGAAATACTGTGGTGGGGGTATTGACGGCGGACATTTTAACAGACGAGTTTAAGGATATAGGAATAGTTCATGATGATTATGGGACATTATTTTCTAGTATTTGGGATGAAGAGTTGCATATAATATACGAGATGTTTGACGCTAGCAAAATAGGTACTGAGGCCGAACTACTAATGCAAGAAAAAAGCTCAGACAAAATATTGACTTTGATGGAAACAGGAGAGCCGTTTGGGTTAAGAACATATGCAGAACCAGGAGATGCGGGAGATGGGTATATGCATGAGAGATTTTTTGCGCCAATTAAAGTCGCAGATCAACTTTGGTGGGCTCATGTGGGGGCAAGAACTGCGACAATACACAAAGATATAGTACGAATAATGTGGACAGCTTTACTTGTTGCTATTTTTTCGGTTATTATGATAGCAGTGGTTATAATGTTTGTTAGTAGAGAATTATTGAGACCATTAGAGGGGCTAAAGAATATTGCAGAGAGCGTGGAATGCGGAAACTTATCAACAAAAGTGGAGCCTACATATGATGACGATATAGGTAAATTGACAAATACATTTAATAATATGGGGACAACATTAAGTACGATAATCAAAGAAATTGAAATGGTATTAGAGCAGATGTCAAATGGAGACTTTATAATATCAAATAAAATCAGAGCAAACTATACGGGAGATTTTGTGACTATTAAGCGGGCATTTATTAAAATATCAGAAAAACTACAGAGTACGTTAAAAACGATTTCGTCTGCATCTACAGAAGTAAGCACGGGGGCAGATAACATTGCAAGCTCGGCCATGAATTTGGCAGAAGTAAGTCAACACCAAACAGAAGCTGTAAATGAGTTTATAGAAATTACAGAAGATATGGCGATCGCCGTGGAAAAGATTAATACAAAGATAGTCAAAAATGCTACTTATGGAAAAAATGCTATAACAAGCGCAGAAGAAGGAAAAGTTGCGATGAAGGAAATGCTAGATGCGATGAATAAGATAGCAGATTCTAGTAAAACGATTTCGAATGTGTTAGACGCACTACAAGCGATTACTAAGCAAACGAACCTGTTGGCGCTAAACGCCGCGATAGAGGCAACTCATGCTGGAGAGGCTGGAAAGGGTTTTTCAGTTGTTGCCGGAGAGATTAGAAACCTTGCAAATAACAGTAGCGATGCAGTAAAAGAAGTGGAAATGATAGTGAAGGAAAATGTGGTTTTGGCAAAAGGTGGCCAGCAAATAGCCAACAAAACTGCAGGATATTTGGATAAAGTTGCAGATACTATAGGAGAAACAGGAATAATTTCTGATGAATTGCTAAAAATGAGTAATGTACAAAAAGAAAATATCGAGGGATTAGTAACAAATATTAAGATGTTGCGAAAAAGTATATTAGAAAATGCGGCATCGTCACAGGAGAATACCGCAGTTGGCGAAGAGTTGGCGGCACAGGCCATGCATCTCGAAGAACTGATGAAGGAATTTAAATTTTAA
- a CDS encoding PLP-dependent cysteine synthase family protein, translating to MVYSNITELVGKTPVVRLKENLYAKLEYFNPGGSIKDRIAKAMLEDVKTTDDIVIIEPTSGNTGIGIAMICAAMQIRCKIIMPDTMSIERRKIISAYGAEIILTEGKQGMKGAIAKAEELLKNPNYKMCSQFTNRANAAAHYLNTAVEIMEDFLTLEYFVAAIGTGGTITGVAHKLKDYYENLKIVGIEPEASPFLTKGIAGPHKIQGIGAGFKPAILDLQAIDKIETVTLEDAVEAAREMGTKYGILPGFSGGANYFVAREIAKTARGNVLFVVPDNGERYLSTDLY from the coding sequence ATGGTTTATAGCAATATTACAGAATTGGTAGGAAAAACTCCAGTGGTTCGTTTAAAAGAAAATTTGTATGCAAAGTTGGAATACTTTAATCCGGGAGGATCGATAAAAGATAGAATTGCTAAAGCAATGCTAGAAGATGTAAAGACAACAGATGATATTGTAATTATCGAACCAACAAGCGGAAATACTGGAATTGGAATTGCTATGATTTGCGCAGCGATGCAAATAAGATGTAAAATTATTATGCCAGATACAATGAGTATAGAGAGAAGAAAGATCATTTCGGCGTATGGGGCAGAAATAATTTTGACCGAGGGAAAGCAAGGAATGAAAGGGGCTATTGCAAAAGCAGAAGAATTGTTAAAAAATCCCAATTATAAGATGTGCTCTCAATTTACAAATCGTGCAAACGCTGCAGCACACTATCTAAACACAGCTGTAGAGATTATGGAGGACTTTTTAACTTTAGAATATTTTGTGGCGGCAATAGGGACAGGCGGAACGATTACAGGGGTAGCTCATAAGCTAAAAGACTATTATGAAAACTTAAAGATAGTGGGAATCGAACCAGAGGCTTCACCTTTTTTGACAAAAGGAATAGCAGGACCACATAAAATTCAGGGTATTGGTGCGGGGTTTAAGCCTGCAATTTTAGATTTGCAAGCGATAGATAAAATAGAGACAGTAACGTTAGAAGATGCGGTGGAAGCGGCACGCGAGATGGGCACTAAGTATGGTATTTTGCCAGGATTTTCTGGGGGTGCCAATTATTTTGTAGCAAGGGAAATTGCAAAGACGGCAAGGGGAAATGTGTTATTTGTTGTTCCGGATAATGGCGAAAGATATTTATCGACTGATTTGTATTAA
- the epsC gene encoding serine O-acetyltransferase EpsC → MLDKMLAAIQEVIKTYKKKDPAAKSTALLLLAHPGVHAVAMYRVSHLLWKNDFRFMAGVVSYTARFLTGIEIHPGAVIGKRLFIDHGMGIVIGETAVIGNDVMIFHQVTLGGTGKQRGKRHPTIGDNVMLSAGSKIIGNVVIAKNSKVGANAVVLGDVPANATVIGCPAKIVKLDGDRVEIPIESKTTKK, encoded by the coding sequence ATGTTGGATAAAATGCTTGCAGCAATACAAGAGGTAATAAAGACTTACAAAAAAAAGGATCCTGCAGCTAAAAGTACGGCGTTGCTATTATTAGCTCATCCAGGAGTTCACGCAGTAGCTATGTATAGGGTATCGCATTTGCTCTGGAAAAATGATTTCAGATTTATGGCAGGAGTGGTATCTTATACTGCTAGATTTTTGACAGGGATAGAAATTCATCCGGGAGCTGTAATAGGGAAGCGATTATTTATAGATCATGGAATGGGAATTGTGATAGGAGAAACAGCTGTGATAGGAAATGATGTTATGATTTTTCATCAGGTAACATTGGGTGGGACAGGCAAGCAAAGAGGAAAGAGACATCCAACGATTGGAGATAATGTAATGCTTTCGGCTGGATCTAAGATCATAGGAAATGTGGTGATTGCGAAAAACAGCAAAGTGGGAGCTAATGCAGTAGTTTTGGGAGATGTTCCTGCAAATGCAACGGTTATTGGCTGCCCAGCTAAAATTGTAAAATTGGATGGAGATAGAGTAGAAATACCGATTGAATCGAAAACCACAAAAAAGTAA